From the Phoenix dactylifera cultivar Barhee BC4 chromosome 10, palm_55x_up_171113_PBpolish2nd_filt_p, whole genome shotgun sequence genome, one window contains:
- the LOC120112193 gene encoding 60S ribosomal protein L17-like, translating into MVKYSREPENPTKAAKAMGRDLRVHFKNTRETAHAIRKLPLAKAKRYLEDVIAHKQAIPFRRFCSGVGRTSQAKSRHANGQGRWPVKFARFILDLLKNAESNADVKGLDVDALYISHIQVNQAQKQRRRTYRAHGQINLKSSSWVKLKFF; encoded by the exons ATg GTGAAGTATTCGAGAGAGCCAGAAAACCCCACCAAGG CTGCCAAGGCCATGGGCCGAGACTTGAGGGTTCACTTCAAG AATACCCGAGAAACAGCTCATGCAATTAGAAAGTTGCCTCTGGCCAAGGCAAAAAGGTATCTTGAAGATGTAATAGCTCACAAACAGGCCATTCCCTTTCGAAGGTTTTGTAGTGGAGTTGGCCGTACATCTCAAGCTAAGTCCCGCCATGCTAATGGTCAGGGGCGCTGGCCTGTGAAGTTTGCTAGATTTATATTAGACTTGCTTAAGAATGCTGAGAGCAATGCAGAT GTTAAAGGTTTGGATGTGGATGCACTTTACATTTCCCACATTCAGGTCAATCAAGCGCAGAAGCAGAGGCGCCGAACATACCGTGCCCATGGACAAATCAATCTTAAGTCCAGTTCTTGGGTtaaattgaaatttttttga